One Papaver somniferum cultivar HN1 chromosome 10, ASM357369v1, whole genome shotgun sequence genomic window carries:
- the LOC113318130 gene encoding uncharacterized membrane protein At1g16860-like, whose product MATRIPSHQLSSGLYVSGGRPEQSKERQPTMGSRAVPYTGGDVKKSGELGKMFDIPVLDQSSLKPSRQSSSSQHNSGSIRSTSNSGPQNNKSSNSGSMPPPTLQKKSSSTHSGQMMMNLQPTGLITSGPLGSSGNVSGNRGGRSGQLEHSVSSIGKAVYGTAVTNIGKDVKFGFKLSKAIMWVVGVGIIMLLVVGVFMMATVKNGVMLVAVSGIVVLVTLIVVWNFSWRKRGLLGYFNRYPDAELRGAQDGQFVKVTGVVTCGSIPLESSYQRVPRCVYISTELYEYRGCGGKSANSNHWPCSWGMRHFEKHVADFYISDFQSGLRALVKAGNGAKVAPFVKPSTVVDVTKDNRELSPSFLQWISDRKLSTDDRIMRLEEGYIKEGSTVSVMGVVRRHENVLMIVPSDRPASMGCQWLRFLFPSYTEGLILTCDENQNSDVIPV is encoded by the exons ATGGCTACTAGAATACCATCACATCAACTGAGTAGTGGTCTGTATGTATCAGGAGGAAGACCAGAACAATCAAAAGAAAGACAACCAACAATGGGATCTAGAGCAGTACCATATACTGGTGGAGATGTAAAGAAATCAGGTGAACTTGGTAAAATGTTTGATATACCAGTGCTTGATCAATCATCACTTAAACCATCAAGACAGTCATCTTCTTCTCAACATAATAGTGGATCTATAAGATCTACTTCTAATTCTGGTCCACAAAATAATAAATCTTCAAATTCTGGTTCTATGCCACCACCAACACTGCAGAAGAAATCATCTTCTACTCATTCTGGTCAGATGATGATGAATTTACAACCAACTGGGTTAATTACTTCAGGTCCACTTGGATCTTCTGGGAATGTCAGTGGGAACCGTGGGGGTAGGAGTGGTCAATTGGAACATTCTGTTTCTTCAATTGGTAAAGCTGTTTATGGTACTGCTGTTACAAATATAGGAAAAGATGTTAAATTTGGGTTTAAACTCTCTAAAGCAATAATGTGGGTTGTTGGAGTTGGAATTATCATGTTATTAGTTGTTGGGGTTTTTATGATGGCTACTGTTAAAAATGGGGTTATGTTGGTTGCTGTTTCTGGGATTGTGGTTTTGGTTACTTTGATTGTAGTTTGGAATTTCTCTTGGAGGAAAAGAGGTTTATTAGGTTATTTTAATAGGTATCCTGATGCTGAACTCCGAGGTGCTCAAGATGGACAGTTTGTTAAAGTCACTGGG GTTGTTACATGTGGTAGCATTCCACTTGAGTCTTCGTACCAGAGGGTTCCTCGGTGTGTATACATATCCACAGAATTATATGAGTACAGAGGATGTGGTGGAAAGTCTGCGAATTCTAATCACTGGCCCTGTTCATGGGGGATGAGACATTTTGAG AAACATGTGGCGGATTTTTATATTTCGGATTTCCAGTCAGGGCTTAGAGCACTAGTTAAAGCAGGCAATGGCGCTAAAGTTGCCCCATTCGTGAAACCTTCAACTGTGGTTGATGTAACCAAGGATAACCGGGAGCTTTCACCAAGCTTTCTGCAGTGGATATCTGATCGCAAGCTCTCTACTGATGACCGCATCATGCGTCTTGAAGAAGG GTATATTAAAGAAGGGAGCACTGTAAGTGTCATGGGAGTTGTCCGACGTCATGAAAATGTTCTCATGATTGTTCCGTCTGACAGGCCAGCATCAATGGGTTGTCAGTGGCTGCGCTTCCTATTCCCCTCCTATACCGAAGGTCTCATCTTGACGTGTGATGAGAACCAAAATTCTGATGTTATCCCTGTGTAA
- the LOC113319046 gene encoding uncharacterized protein LOC113319046 — translation MTSLSNLGIGLSLVFSLLLLALVAELYYLLWWKKKRVTNDIQDDYSSSCSSSSAREFLYLFCWKKPSSLSSTGLNPQGLFNDLEQQSQLSSSKQVYLNSFGEDSIEAELMRLHNLSGPPRLLFTIKEETKEDLESEDGRSRNNKVSRKSLADFLVAVETPFLTPMSSPRLTPPLTPIHSYNQSGINPLFESSVDPEMYRIRPSPPPKFKFLKDAEDKFTKRRLIEEALRKVQKNTVSPTSSMASSNEEDGSFTITVDNKHKESEFDHYHHHQNSSQILPLSSSPSPSTVKSPKH, via the coding sequence ATGACATCTCTGAGCAATTTAGGAATTGGGTTAAGCTTGGTATTCAGTTTACTCTTACTAGCACTTGTTGCAGAGTTATACTACTTACTATGGTGGAAGAAGAAAAGAGTAACCAATGATATCCAAGATGATTACAGCAGCAGTTGTAGTTCATCAAGTGCAAGAgagtttttatatttgttttgttgGAAGAAGCCATCTTCATTGAGTTCAACAGGTTTAAACCCTCAAGGACTCTTTAATGATCTTGAACAACAAAGTCAACTTAGCTCAAGCAAACAAGTGTATTTGAACTCATTTGGTGAAGATAGTATTGAAGCTGAATTAATGAGATTGCATAATCTTTCAGGACCACCAAGATTGCTGTTCACcattaaagaagaaacaaaagaagatctGGAGTCAGAAGATGGAAGATCTAGAAATAACAAAGTATCAAGAAAAAGTTTAGCTGATTTTCTTGTTGCAGTGGAAACACCATTTTTAACACCAATGTCTTCACCAAGATTAACTCCTCCTCTTACTCCAATTCATAGTTATAACCAAAGTGGTATTAACCCTTTGTTTGAATCATCTGTTGATCCTGAGATGTATAGGATAAGACCATCACCTCCTCCAAAATTCAAGTTCTTGAAAGATGCTGAGGATAAATTTACTAAGAGAAGATTGATTGAAGAAGCTTTGAGAAAGGTCCAAAAGAATACAGTTTCTCCAACTTCATCAATGGCTTCATCAAATGAGGAAGATGGTTCTTTCACTATAACAGTGGATAATAAACACAAGGAAAGTGAATTTGATCATTATCACCACCATCAAAATTCATCACAAATACTACCACTGTCCTCATCTCCATCACCATCCACTGTCAAGAGTCCTAAACATTGA
- the LOC113318486 gene encoding EH domain-containing protein 1-like → MEIDSGPISSCSKEHQKIYQAWFNHADTDGDGRVTGNDATKFFALSNLSRPELKQVWAISDSKRLGFLGFKEFVTAMQLVSLAQAGHEITEGLLTAELDLESLNPPVMEGLDALLAKKRSPKKVEPDLSISPQPSISANWFTSKSTKKVPLSSVTSIIDGLKRLYIEKLKPLEVAYKFNDFVSPLLTNSDFDARPMVMLLGQYSTGKTTFIKHLLKSTYPGAHIGPEPTTDRFVVVMSGPDGRSIPGNTIAVQADMPYSGLTTFGTAFLSKFQCSQMPHPLLEHITFVDTPGVLSGEKQRTQRSYDFTGVTSWFAAKCDLILLLFDPHKLDISDEFKRVIGSLRGHDDKIRVVLNKADQVDTQQLMRVYGALMWSLGKVLNTPEVMRVYIGSFNDKPVNEAAIGPLGKELFEKEQEDLLADLKDIPKKACDRRINEFVKRARAAKIHAYIISHLRKEMPAMMGKAKAQQRLIDNLEDEFAKVQREFHLPAGDFPNVEHFREVLSGYSIDKFEKLKPKLIQTVDDMLGYDIPDLLKNFKNPYE, encoded by the exons ATGGAGATAGATTCAGGTCCGATTAGTTCATGTTCGAAAGAGCATCAGAAGATCTACCAGGCATGGTTTAATCACGCTGATACAG ATGGAGATGGTCGAGTTACCGGAAATGACGCAACTAAGTTCTTCGCTTTATCTAACTTATCCCGACCTGAACTTAAACAG GTATGGGCTATTTCTGATTCCAAACGACTAGGGTTCCTTGGGTTCAAAGAATTCGTTACTGCAATGCAGCTTGTCTCTTTGGCACAAGCTGGACATGAAATAACAGAGGGACTTCTCACCGCTGAAC TTGATTTGGAAAGCTTAAACCCTCCAGTGATGGAAGGGTTGGATGCATTATTAGCT AAAAAACGTTCACCAAAGAAAGTAGAGCCCGATCTCT CAATCTCTCCCCAACCATCCATATCGGCTAATTGGTTTACCTCTAAGTCTACAAAAAAG GTTCCTTTAAGCTCAGTCACATCAATAATTGACGGGTTGAAGAGGCTATACATCGAAAAGCTAAAGCCGTTGGAAGTTGCCTACAAATTTAATGATTTTGTATCTCCATTATTG ACAAACAGTGACTTTGATGCTAGACCAATGGTCATGCTTTTGGGCCAGTATTCTACTGGAAAAACCACATTCATCAAGCATCTACTGAAAAGTACTTATCCAG GAGCTCACATTGGACCAGAACCTACAACGGACAGATTTGTAGTTGTTATG TCGGGACCTGATGGAAGGAGTATTCCTGGGAACACAATTGCTGTTCAAGCAGACATGCCATACAGTGGCCTCACAACTTTTGGAACTGCATTTTTATCAAAATTTCAGTGTTCCCAAATGCCGCATCCG CTGCTAGAGCATATCACATTTGTAGATACTCCTGGAGTTCTATCCGGAGAAAAGCAACGGACACAACGAAGCTATGATTTTACTGGAGTTACATCTTGGTTTGCAGCTAAGTGTGatcttattcttcttctatttgatcCTCATAAACTGGATATCAGTGATGAATTCAAGCGCGTCATTGGATCTCTACGTGGTCATGATGACAAGATACGCGTGGTTCTGAACAAGGCAGATCAAGTTGATACACAACAG CTGATGAGAGTTTATGGGGCATTGATGTGGTCACTGGGAAAGGTTCTTAATACTCCTGAAGTTATGCGTGTTTATATTGG CTCATTTAATGACAAACCTGTAAATGAAGCAGCAATTGGTCCACTTGGAAAAGAGCTTTTTGAGAAGGAGCAGGAAGACCTGCTTGCTGATCTGAAAGATATTCCCAAGAAAGCTTGTGATCGCCGA ATCAATGAATTTGTAAAGCGTGCAAGAGCTGCTAAGATCCACGCTTACATAATTAGTCATCTTAGAAAGGAGATGCCTGCAATGATGGGCAAGGCTAAGGCACAACAGAGACTCATAGATAATCTAGAAGATGAATTTGCAAAG GTCCAGAGAGAGTTCCATCTACCAGCTGGGGACTTCCCAAATGTCGAGCATTTTAGAGAAGTACTCAGCGGTTACAGCATCGATAAGTTTGAGAAGCTAAAGCCGAAGTTGATACAAACGGTCGATGACATGCTTGGTTATGACATCCCTGACCTCTTGAAGAACTTCAAGAATCCGTACGAGTGA
- the LOC113315631 gene encoding F-box/kelch-repeat protein At1g57790-like, whose protein sequence is MIPADSTVLAEKLSKSCLDDSNNEAAHQEQKNNIRELEQIESPLSVFKSFDDDNINNTVFNFVDAMHNEKYSMKKDLSSELLPGASIRFSKYGWLLLISKDNKTPFFYNPFTKMVIRLPDFPDVGRALFLSGMSFSSSPTCPDCVVFALERIDGNEISIYAIKRGSRHWRYLVRENLDGSFVPSFNNPVFFRTRFFCLDYSGTLGCCVVNDKNNNNGLDWTIYTDQLKRFDDAFPSYLVECDGDLLLVNIGPIGETVGVFGLDWTNKVWVKVESLGKHMLFISNTSSCSAIAPPNSQMENKVYFPRLHKDGKGLLFCSLDTGKYHYSIRAQQKNIDAATNFYDTKEMCNSTWIEPNWSQESSPTDQDHLGWLN, encoded by the coding sequence ATGATTCCTGCGGATAGTACAGTGCTTGCAGAGAAACTAAGTAAATCTTGCCTAGATGACTCCAACAATGAGGCTGCACATCaggaacaaaaaaataacattAGGGAATTGGAACAGATAGAATCACCTTTGTCGGTTTTTAAGTCGTTTGATGATGATAACATTAACAACACCGTCTTCAATTTTGTGGATGCAATGCATAATGAAAAGTACTCAATGAAGAAGGATCTTAGTTCTGAATTGCTGCCGGGTGCTTCAATCCGCTTTTCCAAGTATGGTTGGCTCTTACTAATTTCCAAAGACAATAAAACTCCATTCTTCTACAATCCCTTCACAAAAATGGTGATCCGGCTTCCCGATTTTCCTGATGTTGGCCGCGCGTTATTCTTGAGTGGTATGTCATTCTCGTCTTCACCTACTTGTCCAGACTGTGTAGTGTTTGCACTCGAACGTATCGACGGTAACGAAATCTCAATCTACGCAATTAAAAGGGGAAGCCGTCATTGGAGGTATCTAGTCCGCGAGAACTTGGATGGTTCTTTTGTGCCATCTTTCAACAATCCGGTTTTCTTCCGCACAAGATTCTTCTGCTTAGATTATTCTGGGACTTTAGGATGTTGTGTTGTAAatgacaaaaacaacaacaatggacTGGATTGGACAATTTATACTGATCAGTTAAAGCGGTTTGACGATGCATTTCCAAGTTACTTGGTAGAATGTGACGGGGATCTTTTACTAGTGAATATAGGGCCGATCGGGGAAACGGTTGGAGTATTTGGATTGGATTGGACCAACAAGGTCTGGGTTAAAGTTGAAAGTTTGGGAAAACATATGTTGTTCATCAGCAATACCTCTAGTTGCTCAGCAATTGCTCCTCCCAATAGTCAAATGGAGAACAAAGTATACTTCCCCAGATTACACAAAGATGGAAAAGGCTTATTATTCTGTTCTCTCGACACAGGTAAGTACCATTACTCTATTCGAGCACAACAGAAAAATATAGATGCGGCTACGAATTTCTATGACACAAAGGAGATGTGCAACTCTACTTGGATTGAACCTAACTGGTCACAAGAGAGTAGTCCTACTGATCAAGACCACCTTGGTTGGCTTAATTAG
- the LOC113315632 gene encoding RPM1-interacting protein 4-like, whose product MGQGSHVPKFGDWDSDNIPYTAYFETARIEKGSVVKKINPNDPEENPYAFFGTMGHENDTYYNAKPLARNSSGRKAVDVEKSYEEYPEREGQQVPSKSRDQKSIRSESNNEKSNSDFSLLQQKHRSSRSIEKRSQGEFSGIPPMSPPPNQLRSGMGIPNDTRHHKAASVPKFGAWDETDPKSGDGFTIIFNKVKEEKQILANNFPPIRPPPTNYSKESSSKAPRVQFLYTSLPLLVKLI is encoded by the exons ATGGGT CAAGGATCCCATGTCCCGAAGTTCGGTGATTGGGACAGCGACAACATTCCTTACACTGCATATTTTGAAACTGCACGCATTGAGAAAGGCTCGGTAGTGAAGAAAATAAATCCAAATGATCCAGAAGAGAATCCATATGCATTCTTCGGAACAATGGGCCATGAAAACGATACATATTATAATGCAAAGCCATTAGCACGAAACAGCTCAGGAAGAAAGGCGGTTGATGTAGAGAAATCCTATGAGGAATATCCAGAGAGAGAAGGACAACAAGTTCCCTCAAAGAGTCGAGACCAAAAGAGCATTCGCTCTGAATCCAACAACGAGAAAAGCAATTCTGACTTTTCACTTTTGCAGCAAAAGCATCGGTCCTCAAGGTCCATTGAAAAGAGAAGTCAGGGAGAATTTAGTGGGATCCCTCCGATGTCACCACCACCTAATCAATTAAGAAGTGGGATGGGTATACCAAATGACACT CGACATCATAAAGCAGCATCAGTGCCAAAGTTTGGTGCTTGGGATGAAACAGACCCTAAATCAGGCGATGGGTTTACAATCATCTTTAACAAAGTAAAAGAAGAGAAGCAGATTTTGGCAAACAACTTTCCGCCTATTCGTCCACCGCCAACAAATTACTCCAAAGAAAGTTCATCAAAGGCACCAAGGGTACAGTTCTTGTATACTTCACTTCCTCTATTGGTTAAGTTGATTTGA